The genomic interval ATCTTTTAAAAGCCTTGGTATGACTGAATTTTTCAGTTGCCAAGGCTTTTCTTTTTATTTTCAATTTGGAAGATGAATTCTATTCAAAAATTGATAAATAGAACTTCAGTTCAATCTAATAGTTTGTGAAGAAATGTTCTTAAACTAAAGGGTAGCATTACTGCAACAATAGTAATGCTTTTCTTCTTTAAGTAAAGGGCAGCATTAGTTGTGCGACTTTTTTTAAGAAAATTAGTTCACTATTCAAAATTTAAGTAGTTTGAATTTATATACTTAAAGTAATCTTGCCTAAGTTAAAAAAGACGAAATAATAGCATTTATAGTGTAGTGTAATATTTGTATTCGTAAAAAGGAGGATTTTACTTTTGAATGTTTTAATTTTAGGTGCAACTGGACGAGTTGGAAGTCAAATAGTGACTTATGCCCTTCATGACAGACATCATGTTACTGTATTAGTTCGCAATCCAGAGAAGTTTCAAATAAATAATGAAAATTTAACCATTATTCAAGGGAATGTTTTAAATAAAGATGATATAGTACGTGCAATGCATGGGATTGATGTAGTTATTAGTGCACTGAATACTGATGGCACAACCACTCTATCAGAAAGTATGCCACTTATTATCGAAGCAATGGAAAACGAAGGTATGAAACGAATAATAACAATAGGAACTGCGGGTATTCTGCAAAGTAGAACCACGCCAAATTCTCTGCGTTATCAATCAAGTGAATCAAAGCAGAAGTCAACCCGTGCAGCGAAAGAACATCATAAGGTGTATGATCTGCTTAAACAATCAACAATTGAATGGACCATTGTATGTCCAACGTATTTACCTGATGGAGAAAGATTAGGTGAATACCGTGTGGAACGTGATTTTTTGCCAGTGGATGGAGTTAAAATAAATGTATCGGATACAGCAGAATTTACATATAAGCAGATTGAAAGTAACAATTATATAAAATCACGTGTAGGTATCGCCTACTAATAATATTCTCTTACATTATTACTTGCTGTCACAAGGTAAAATTTATTGTTTGTGAAAAATTGTACTTAAACTAAAGGGGAGCGATTGTTGAATACAACTTAGATTTTTAAACGACTTTATTGTCACTTAACATAAGGAAGGTAAAATAGTTAAATTAATGGCAGGTTCTATAACAAACGGAGTCTGGGAACAACAGATTTATACTTTTAAAAAGTAAGAAGAAAATCGTACCTTGTTCTTTAACTAAAGGATACATTAGTTGAAGAAGGAAAAGTTAGTTCATAAAATAAAGACTTATCCAAATGGCGTATCTAAA from Peribacillus asahii carries:
- a CDS encoding NAD(P)-dependent oxidoreductase — protein: MNVLILGATGRVGSQIVTYALHDRHHVTVLVRNPEKFQINNENLTIIQGNVLNKDDIVRAMHGIDVVISALNTDGTTTLSESMPLIIEAMENEGMKRIITIGTAGILQSRTTPNSLRYQSSESKQKSTRAAKEHHKVYDLLKQSTIEWTIVCPTYLPDGERLGEYRVERDFLPVDGVKINVSDTAEFTYKQIESNNYIKSRVGIAY